From one Meiothermus cerbereus DSM 11376 genomic stretch:
- a CDS encoding C1 family peptidase, giving the protein MKAYKWFGVLVILMAALGACSPGGSKPDPNLFSEANAWKEGLPADAQVVSPEEFQKGIASGELVLSSTASIAAARQAREIQYQNDKRFLSGISNPDPNTAALLAEAAGSPSFEGDRPVSGPGGESVVLFGLGTQLHNAAETYQRSQSVDNALDDYALSYALLPEDLKPRAPTPDSLKGKPLAEIKAALHQLNELLGSQPASLRMARLEPMGGIQPQAINPGNGTDNNGPCNSTNLVKRFWFPLKNFISPVKNQARRGTCWAFTAIGAVESRERVQNNNPADLSEQFLVNKVKQDWDSSDYTDGYWSEKALETAVNKGQSFPSEGGWTYNGATSRPSVKDGDSDSYANSCNGYTGTCSDTAHQSRRVCTTFIFTFCGYAKATFGGPGVASSRTIQVWKNGDTFDLNRLRNYLSQGYVLLASFPVYKGFMDDVKSDGVVSNYSRTMLDKGKEVSGSYGGHAVQIVGFLSNEEMSEFGQTPNIGGGGYFIVKNSWGCGAGDGGFYYVPADYVSSIFNSLSVLNFDGRRSEAWKREQAAPGGSEAPKITIKTNPATVQLRVETNLAQFFSVTHPVAKSVNLTVTSNLDGTLFNGSWSTDRNSLFGPELKRTFTTVGSRTLTLLARYGSSQASSSFVVNVTNTPPTLTLQYGGTPRQGEAYPITALITDPNEADTNQLCSKTNWSVDAPDTLSTSTGCSVSVTFGATGTRQVRVTTQDSEGATAAQTLNLNVLEPPVNPYPKITDYGVYSREYSGGQFRICTSVKVAGGSTIVLSDIGCTLRIGPTPTRYYGGITVENPSNEALTYDWKLYVSGPGFDKVLRADNASTSNVFDLYNVYNAGLGTDNCRVTVKVNAPDPSRSKGPITVWTGRCTYYSFRLN; this is encoded by the coding sequence ATGAAAGCATATAAGTGGTTTGGCGTACTAGTTATCCTGATGGCTGCATTGGGAGCCTGTTCACCTGGGGGAAGCAAGCCCGATCCCAATCTGTTCAGCGAGGCCAACGCCTGGAAGGAAGGCCTTCCTGCCGATGCCCAGGTGGTAAGCCCGGAGGAGTTCCAGAAGGGCATTGCCTCAGGCGAACTGGTGCTCTCCAGTACGGCTTCTATTGCTGCGGCCAGGCAGGCTCGAGAAATCCAGTACCAAAACGACAAGCGCTTCCTGAGCGGCATCTCTAACCCGGACCCCAACACCGCCGCCCTGCTTGCCGAGGCCGCGGGTAGCCCTAGCTTCGAGGGTGACCGCCCGGTAAGCGGGCCGGGGGGAGAGTCGGTGGTGCTGTTTGGCCTCGGAACCCAGCTGCACAACGCTGCCGAAACCTACCAGCGCTCGCAGAGCGTGGACAACGCCCTGGACGACTACGCCTTGAGCTACGCGCTCCTGCCCGAAGACCTCAAACCCCGCGCCCCCACCCCCGATAGCCTAAAGGGGAAGCCGTTGGCCGAGATTAAAGCGGCCCTCCATCAGCTCAACGAGCTGCTCGGAAGCCAGCCGGCCAGCCTGCGTATGGCCCGGCTCGAGCCCATGGGAGGCATTCAACCCCAGGCCATCAACCCAGGCAACGGCACCGACAACAACGGCCCCTGCAATTCCACCAACCTGGTTAAGCGCTTCTGGTTTCCCCTGAAAAACTTTATCAGCCCGGTTAAGAACCAGGCCAGACGCGGCACCTGCTGGGCCTTTACCGCCATTGGGGCAGTGGAAAGCCGCGAGCGGGTGCAAAACAACAACCCAGCCGACCTTTCCGAGCAGTTTTTGGTCAACAAGGTCAAGCAGGACTGGGACTCCAGCGACTACACCGACGGCTACTGGTCGGAAAAGGCCCTCGAGACCGCGGTCAATAAAGGCCAGAGCTTCCCCAGCGAGGGGGGCTGGACCTACAACGGGGCCACCTCACGCCCCAGCGTCAAAGACGGCGACAGCGACTCGTATGCCAACAGCTGCAACGGCTACACCGGCACCTGCTCGGATACGGCCCACCAAAGCCGCCGGGTCTGCACCACCTTTATATTTACCTTTTGTGGCTACGCCAAGGCTACCTTTGGCGGGCCGGGGGTGGCTTCCTCACGCACCATCCAGGTCTGGAAAAATGGCGACACCTTCGACCTCAACCGCTTGCGCAACTACCTTTCGCAGGGCTACGTGCTGCTGGCCTCGTTCCCAGTCTACAAAGGCTTCATGGACGATGTGAAGAGCGACGGTGTGGTGAGCAACTACAGCAGGACCATGCTTGACAAGGGTAAAGAGGTCAGTGGTTCTTATGGCGGCCACGCCGTGCAGATTGTGGGCTTTTTGTCCAACGAGGAGATGAGCGAGTTCGGCCAAACCCCCAACATTGGCGGGGGTGGGTATTTTATCGTCAAGAACTCCTGGGGCTGTGGCGCAGGCGATGGTGGTTTTTACTACGTCCCTGCCGATTACGTAAGCAGCATCTTCAACTCCCTGAGCGTGCTGAACTTCGATGGTCGCCGCAGCGAGGCCTGGAAGCGAGAGCAAGCCGCCCCGGGTGGCTCCGAAGCACCTAAAATCACCATCAAGACCAACCCTGCTACAGTGCAGCTGCGCGTCGAGACCAACCTGGCCCAGTTCTTTAGCGTGACCCACCCTGTTGCCAAGAGCGTTAACCTAACCGTGACCTCAAACCTGGACGGCACCCTCTTTAATGGCAGCTGGAGCACCGACCGCAACAGCCTGTTCGGCCCTGAGCTCAAGCGCACCTTCACCACGGTGGGCAGCAGGACGCTGACACTCCTGGCCCGGTACGGCAGCAGCCAGGCCAGCAGCAGTTTTGTGGTTAACGTGACCAATACCCCGCCCACCCTGACCCTTCAATACGGCGGCACCCCCCGCCAGGGCGAGGCCTACCCCATCACGGCCCTCATTACCGACCCCAACGAAGCCGATACCAACCAGCTATGCAGCAAAACCAACTGGTCGGTAGACGCCCCCGACACGCTTTCGACCAGTACAGGCTGCTCGGTTTCGGTTACCTTTGGTGCTACCGGCACCCGCCAGGTTCGTGTCACTACCCAGGATAGCGAGGGAGCTACTGCCGCGCAAACCCTCAACCTGAATGTCCTGGAGCCGCCTGTCAACCCCTATCCCAAAATTACCGACTACGGGGTGTACTCGAGGGAGTACTCAGGTGGGCAGTTCCGCATCTGCACGAGTGTAAAGGTAGCGGGCGGCAGCACCATTGTCTTGAGCGATATAGGTTGTACCCTCCGCATTGGGCCTACCCCTACCCGCTACTACGGCGGGATTACCGTGGAAAACCCCAGCAACGAAGCCCTGACCTACGACTGGAAGCTCTACGTGAGTGGCCCAGGGTTTGACAAAGTGCTCCGCGCCGATAACGCTTCTACGAGCAACGTTTTCGACTTATACAACGTCTACAATGCTGGGCTGGGCACCGACAATTGCCGTGTAACCGTAAAGGTCAACGCCCCCGACCCCAGCCGCAGCAAGGGGCCCATCACGGTGTGGACGGGCCGGTGCACCTACTACTCGTTCAGGCTCAACTAG
- a CDS encoding double zinc ribbon domain-containing protein has translation MGPKKGSEYVEEEPAVFYRICPYCNRAVPLGAPERYCLNDGERLLEACPRCGARFTSPYARFCGTCGLELASVLVQRRNS, from the coding sequence GTGGGGCCAAAGAAGGGAAGTGAGTATGTGGAAGAGGAACCTGCTGTCTTTTACCGTATTTGCCCGTACTGCAACCGCGCCGTGCCGCTTGGCGCGCCGGAGCGCTACTGCCTCAACGACGGGGAGCGGCTGCTCGAGGCCTGTCCCCGCTGCGGGGCCCGCTTCACCTCGCCATATGCGCGATTTTGTGGAACCTGCGGGCTTGAGCTCGCCAGCGTTTTAGTACAGAGGAGGAATTCATGA
- a CDS encoding tetratricopeptide repeat protein codes for MVRLETTDAQVELTALLRPRLKNVVLKRAGLALALWGEPGVGKSHLAQQLLRETPCRSFGFHALTPLGALVHGLPHLDRLPAWAEPLLLRLQKGEAPDAQKTAEALGALLVALAPVVLHLEDIHEASPEGLEWIRALAAIVSRTRGVALLVTSRSTPPEPFEAHHLTPLSPQAAQAMLEAEMGSHLPREALAWIYEHAQGNPLFSLEYLRYLARQGFLWSDGRQWHWRPPQADTLPLTVEALLEQWLYQAAHAPTLRQTLESKALLGLGADPAVWARVAGLSPEELHAAQTALRRQGIFRGEELAHPLYQEVTLRGLLPPQRRAYAQRALEALAHQPLAAARYLEEAGLQTEEILARLQGAAEAAQQQGDELQAARLWAKAALYAPAPERTELALAAAQVLESADRPEAMRLLRWVLEEQPSHPEALFLLAGCYADQGNSREVERLLERFPDREKTSLDWVRRRIALQFALGDYKGVLQQWEAHSELHTDPDPKLAYNIGFARTLQGDHTGAEAIARAALNSQSTPLNRARLLTVCGLARFYQDDLEAALSIFNQAVEAARSAGKPAYTASTLHNRAMVLEELSREAEMLADTEEALRLYAQAGISRHYASTLTKKARILHEMGQYEQAEEAFRESRNILLQSDASSFLITCEVQLSNLYLDWQPAYGNALALKHAEHAVQLARPFGGSKLFMALCQLSKVETRLGRAAGGLETAEECLRMAQGFGIKQPQYQALTAKGLALAELGQSEAALSCLQEAYQLASGSDWQVYAKRIGLELDRITANLESARARLAWFEARGLQNGAYLARRYFPQLEGQPPASPTPTLLRLEVLGPMQWRLEGRSEAVRGQKRRELLAALLEARVAGRGEMGKLELLDSLYPGEDEEKAASSLKELIHTVRSSLGAWVVATTSSGYALGAAVDSDLEEFLRTQDTGLWRGVYLGGLPSLYETVRESVYLALHNSAQTLLEAEPREAARLGRILLEADPYDLEALRLTLQALRRCGNHKSLDRLYQEVRGWMLEVGETLPVRWQSFLTT; via the coding sequence ATGGTTAGACTGGAGACTACGGATGCCCAGGTGGAGCTGACTGCCTTATTACGCCCGCGCCTCAAGAATGTCGTGCTCAAGCGGGCCGGGCTGGCCCTGGCCCTGTGGGGCGAGCCGGGTGTTGGCAAGAGCCACCTGGCCCAACAGCTTTTGCGGGAGACCCCTTGTCGCAGTTTTGGCTTTCATGCCCTGACACCGCTGGGTGCACTGGTACACGGCCTGCCCCACCTGGATAGGCTTCCTGCCTGGGCCGAACCCCTGCTGCTCCGGCTGCAAAAAGGTGAAGCGCCGGATGCGCAAAAAACGGCAGAAGCGCTGGGTGCCTTGCTGGTTGCCCTGGCTCCGGTGGTGTTGCACCTGGAAGACATCCACGAAGCCAGCCCGGAGGGCCTCGAGTGGATTCGGGCCCTGGCTGCCATTGTCTCGCGAACCCGGGGTGTGGCCTTGCTGGTTACCAGCCGTAGCACACCCCCCGAGCCCTTTGAAGCGCACCACCTGACGCCCCTCTCCCCCCAAGCTGCGCAGGCCATGCTCGAGGCCGAGATGGGAAGCCACCTGCCCAGGGAAGCCCTGGCCTGGATTTATGAACACGCCCAGGGCAACCCCCTCTTTAGCCTGGAGTATCTGCGCTATCTGGCCCGGCAGGGCTTTTTGTGGAGCGATGGGCGGCAGTGGCACTGGCGGCCTCCCCAGGCCGACACCCTGCCCCTAACCGTGGAGGCACTCCTGGAGCAGTGGCTGTACCAGGCTGCGCACGCTCCCACCCTGCGCCAGACCCTGGAAAGCAAGGCCCTCCTGGGGCTGGGAGCCGACCCCGCCGTGTGGGCCAGGGTAGCCGGGCTTTCGCCCGAAGAATTGCACGCCGCCCAGACGGCTTTAAGGCGGCAGGGCATATTTCGGGGTGAGGAATTGGCCCACCCGCTCTACCAGGAAGTTACCCTGCGCGGCCTCTTGCCCCCGCAACGCAGGGCCTATGCCCAAAGGGCGCTCGAGGCCCTGGCCCACCAACCACTGGCTGCTGCGCGCTACCTCGAGGAGGCCGGACTACAAACCGAAGAAATTCTGGCCCGCCTGCAAGGCGCTGCCGAGGCGGCTCAGCAGCAAGGCGATGAACTGCAGGCTGCGCGGCTGTGGGCCAAGGCGGCCCTCTATGCACCCGCTCCAGAGCGCACCGAGCTGGCGCTTGCGGCGGCCCAGGTTCTGGAAAGCGCCGACCGCCCGGAGGCCATGCGGCTGCTGCGGTGGGTGCTGGAAGAACAGCCCAGCCACCCGGAGGCCCTTTTCTTGTTGGCGGGCTGTTATGCCGACCAGGGCAATTCACGCGAGGTGGAGCGGCTGTTAGAACGCTTCCCGGACCGCGAGAAAACCTCGCTGGATTGGGTCAGGCGGCGGATTGCCCTGCAATTTGCCCTGGGGGACTACAAAGGTGTGCTACAGCAATGGGAAGCTCACTCGGAACTGCATACCGACCCCGACCCCAAGCTGGCCTACAACATTGGCTTTGCCCGCACCCTCCAGGGCGACCACACCGGGGCCGAAGCTATCGCCAGAGCAGCCTTGAATTCCCAAAGCACCCCGCTGAATCGGGCGCGGCTGCTCACGGTTTGCGGGCTGGCGCGCTTCTATCAAGACGACCTCGAGGCCGCCCTTTCGATTTTCAACCAGGCGGTAGAGGCCGCCCGCAGCGCCGGCAAACCGGCCTATACGGCCTCCACCTTGCACAACCGGGCCATGGTGCTGGAGGAACTCAGCCGTGAAGCCGAGATGCTGGCCGATACCGAAGAGGCCCTGCGCCTGTATGCCCAGGCGGGAATCAGCCGCCATTACGCCAGCACCCTCACTAAAAAAGCCCGCATTCTGCACGAGATGGGCCAGTACGAGCAGGCCGAGGAAGCCTTTCGCGAGAGCCGCAATATCCTGCTACAAAGCGATGCCTCGAGCTTCCTGATTACCTGTGAGGTCCAGCTCAGCAACCTCTACCTGGACTGGCAGCCCGCCTACGGCAACGCCCTGGCCCTCAAACACGCCGAACACGCCGTGCAGCTTGCCAGGCCCTTTGGCGGCAGCAAGCTGTTTATGGCACTGTGTCAGCTTTCCAAAGTAGAGACCCGCTTGGGACGGGCTGCGGGGGGGCTGGAAACAGCCGAGGAATGCCTGAGGATGGCCCAGGGGTTCGGAATTAAGCAACCACAGTACCAGGCCCTGACGGCCAAAGGACTGGCCCTGGCCGAACTGGGCCAGAGCGAAGCCGCCCTAAGCTGCCTGCAGGAGGCCTATCAACTGGCCTCGGGTTCGGATTGGCAGGTGTATGCCAAACGCATCGGCCTCGAGCTCGACCGCATCACCGCCAACCTCGAGAGCGCCCGTGCCCGTTTGGCCTGGTTCGAGGCCCGTGGCCTGCAGAACGGAGCCTACCTGGCCCGCCGCTACTTCCCCCAGCTCGAAGGGCAGCCCCCGGCCAGTCCAACCCCGACCCTGCTCCGCCTGGAGGTGCTGGGCCCCATGCAGTGGCGGCTGGAGGGCAGAAGCGAGGCAGTGCGGGGCCAGAAACGCAGGGAGCTGCTGGCGGCCTTGCTCGAGGCGCGGGTGGCTGGGCGGGGCGAGATGGGTAAGCTCGAGCTGTTGGACAGCCTCTACCCGGGCGAGGATGAAGAGAAGGCGGCTTCCTCACTTAAGGAGCTCATTCATACGGTGCGCTCAAGCCTGGGAGCCTGGGTTGTGGCGACCACCTCTTCGGGCTATGCCCTGGGCGCGGCGGTTGACTCCGACCTGGAGGAGTTTTTGCGCACCCAGGATACCGGCCTGTGGCGGGGGGTTTACCTGGGGGGGCTTCCCTCCTTGTACGAAACTGTGCGTGAGTCGGTCTATCTGGCTCTGCATAATAGCGCCCAGACTTTGCTCGAGGCGGAGCCCCGGGAGGCCGCCCGGCTGGGCAGAATCCTGCTGGAAGCCGACCCCTACGACCTCGAGGCTTTGCGCCTGACCCTACAGGCCCTGCGGCGGTGTGGGAACCACAAGAGCCTGGATCGGCTCTATCAGGAGGTTCGGGGATGGATGCTCGAGGTGGGCGAGACCCTGCCGGTGCGCTGGCAGAGCTTCCTCACGACCTGA
- a CDS encoding ABC transporter permease yields the protein MLRKLRALLAAWYAYFMEYRAEVLLWALSAMLPLILMGVWTQAAAGGNFALSAPEFARYFLCVFLVRQLTIIWVIWEFQEDVVQGRLSFKLLKPIDPVWDHLMQHLAERLTRLPFGLLIVAIFLLVYPQARFVPELEGAVLGLVASVAAFLLRFLMQYTFAMLCFWTERGAAVEELWFVAYLFLSGLIAPLTVFPEAVRNFALLTPFPYLVYFPAALFAGLPLPGSVGQGFLVLGIWFGVFWLINRWLWRKGLKQFSGMGA from the coding sequence GTGCTACGCAAGCTCCGCGCCCTGCTGGCCGCCTGGTATGCCTACTTCATGGAATACCGGGCCGAGGTGCTCTTATGGGCCCTCTCGGCCATGCTACCGCTGATTTTGATGGGGGTCTGGACTCAGGCTGCTGCAGGGGGCAATTTCGCGCTTTCGGCCCCGGAGTTTGCCCGCTACTTTTTGTGCGTGTTCCTGGTGCGCCAGCTCACCATCATCTGGGTGATCTGGGAGTTCCAGGAGGACGTAGTGCAGGGGCGCCTTTCGTTCAAGCTTTTAAAGCCCATTGATCCGGTCTGGGATCACCTGATGCAGCACCTGGCCGAGCGCCTGACCCGCCTACCCTTTGGCCTGTTGATTGTGGCGATTTTTCTGCTGGTTTACCCGCAGGCCCGCTTTGTACCGGAGCTCGAGGGCGCCGTGCTGGGGTTGGTGGCTTCGGTGGCGGCCTTTCTGCTCCGCTTTCTGATGCAGTACACCTTTGCCATGCTGTGCTTCTGGACGGAGCGTGGGGCCGCGGTGGAAGAGCTGTGGTTTGTGGCCTACCTATTTCTTTCGGGCCTGATTGCGCCCCTCACGGTTTTTCCCGAAGCGGTGCGCAACTTTGCCCTGCTCACCCCCTTTCCTTATCTGGTCTACTTCCCGGCGGCCTTGTTTGCCGGGCTGCCCCTGCCCGGTAGCGTGGGCCAGGGCTTTTTGGTGTTGGGGATCTGGTTCGGAGTCTTCTGGTTGATCAACCGCTGGCTATGGCGCAAGGGGCTCAAGCAGTTCTCCGGCATGGGGGCCTAG
- a CDS encoding universal stress protein — translation MYKKILMPTDGSACSHKAITEGLEVAKSMGASVTFLYAVENISATLWISPESVPYGLELIEDLKRVGNEALSKALELAQTAGVEAETKLVEARPVEAILAEAKNHDLIVMGTHGRSGLDRFMLGSVTEAVLHRSDKPVLVLRCK, via the coding sequence ATGTACAAAAAAATCTTGATGCCCACCGACGGCAGTGCCTGTAGCCACAAGGCCATTACGGAAGGCTTAGAGGTCGCCAAAAGCATGGGGGCCAGCGTGACGTTTTTGTACGCTGTGGAGAACATCAGCGCGACCCTGTGGATCAGCCCCGAGAGCGTTCCTTACGGCCTGGAACTGATCGAAGACCTCAAGCGGGTGGGGAACGAAGCCCTGAGCAAAGCCCTCGAGCTGGCCCAGACCGCCGGGGTTGAGGCCGAGACCAAACTGGTAGAGGCCAGGCCGGTGGAGGCCATTCTGGCCGAGGCCAAAAACCATGACCTAATCGTGATGGGAACCCACGGGCGTAGCGGGCTGGATCGCTTTATGCTGGGCTCAGTAACCGAGGCGGTGCTGCACCGTTCGGATAAGCCGGTGCTGGTGCTGCGCTGCAAGTGA
- a CDS encoding type IV pilus twitching motility protein PilT: MTFPELLASLVAKGVSDIHMHAGLPIMARLHGKLTPITQSPLTPQYTEALVDMMCNERQKATFAERSQVDLAYTVPGVARFRVNLFRQRGSVSCVMRVVNSDESKLKIVSLPQETINYFRDKEKGMVLVTGPTGSGKSTTLARIIDEINQHHAKMIVTLEDPIEYLHRSKKSIVVQREIGQDAPSFKDGLVAAMRQDPDVIMIGEIRDHATAAAALEAAQTGHLVFSTLHTLDTVRTVNRVLDLFPPHEREVARILFAESLVGIVSQRLLPSKQGGRVCAMEILKGNLRIRDLIKDPDRTNEIYEALKDSSLDGMQTFDDHLAELYACDQIDLETALAHATSAQYVKVKALQINSARQTLIDESVARQGN, encoded by the coding sequence ATGACCTTTCCCGAACTACTCGCCAGCTTGGTTGCTAAAGGGGTTTCCGACATTCATATGCACGCGGGTCTGCCCATCATGGCCCGGCTCCACGGCAAGCTCACCCCCATTACCCAAAGTCCGCTTACCCCCCAGTACACCGAAGCACTTGTTGACATGATGTGCAATGAGCGGCAGAAGGCCACCTTTGCCGAGCGCAGCCAGGTAGACCTGGCCTATACGGTTCCAGGGGTGGCTCGTTTCCGCGTCAACCTGTTCCGTCAGCGGGGTTCGGTAAGCTGTGTGATGCGGGTGGTCAACTCCGACGAGAGCAAGCTTAAGATCGTCTCGCTCCCGCAAGAAACCATCAACTACTTCCGCGATAAGGAAAAAGGTATGGTGCTGGTAACCGGCCCCACCGGCTCGGGTAAGTCCACCACCCTAGCCCGCATCATCGACGAAATCAACCAGCACCACGCCAAGATGATCGTAACCCTAGAAGACCCCATCGAGTACCTGCACCGTAGCAAAAAATCCATTGTGGTACAGCGGGAGATTGGGCAGGATGCCCCCAGCTTCAAGGATGGGCTGGTGGCAGCCATGCGCCAGGACCCCGACGTGATCATGATCGGCGAGATTCGCGACCATGCCACCGCGGCGGCAGCCCTGGAAGCCGCCCAGACCGGCCACCTGGTCTTCTCTACCCTGCACACCCTCGACACCGTGCGAACCGTCAACCGCGTGCTCGACCTCTTCCCCCCCCACGAGCGGGAGGTGGCCCGCATCCTCTTTGCCGAGTCGCTGGTGGGGATTGTCTCCCAGCGCCTGCTGCCCAGCAAGCAAGGTGGACGGGTCTGCGCGATGGAAATCCTCAAGGGCAACCTGCGCATCCGCGACCTGATCAAAGACCCCGATCGCACCAACGAAATCTACGAGGCCCTCAAAGACTCCTCGCTCGATGGCATGCAGACTTTCGACGATCACCTGGCCGAACTCTACGCCTGCGACCAGATTGACCTGGAAACCGCCCTGGCCCACGCCACCAGCGCCCAGTACGTCAAGGTGAAGGCCCTGCAAATCAACTCTGCTCGCCAGACCCTCATTGATGAATCGGTCGCGCGGCAGGGCAACTAG
- the rlmB gene encoding 23S rRNA (guanosine(2251)-2'-O)-methyltransferase RlmB, with the protein MLIYGRNPVLEALREGQVGQVWVAKGVEAWLLKELDKLGAAYKLVPRIELDQMVRTTQHQGLVAEIEEATYSDPEAPFRLAQKRGEQVLLVVLDGITDPRNYGALIRSAFALGAHGVVSEERRSAPLSALVMKASAGTASKIPLVQVKNIARYLEQLKERNVWVYGTSGKASKTIDQLDYQRPLAIVIGSEGEGMRRLVAEHCDELAKIPLAEGAESLNAAVALGVVLYQVGLSRRAVQ; encoded by the coding sequence ATGCTGATCTATGGGCGCAATCCGGTTCTGGAAGCCCTGCGCGAGGGCCAGGTGGGGCAGGTTTGGGTTGCTAAGGGTGTGGAAGCCTGGCTCTTGAAGGAACTCGATAAGCTGGGGGCCGCGTACAAGCTCGTACCCCGCATCGAGCTCGACCAGATGGTGCGCACCACCCAGCACCAGGGGCTGGTGGCCGAAATTGAAGAAGCCACCTATTCCGACCCCGAGGCGCCTTTTCGCCTGGCACAAAAGCGCGGGGAGCAGGTTCTGCTGGTGGTGCTGGACGGCATCACCGACCCACGCAACTACGGCGCCCTCATCCGCAGCGCCTTTGCCCTGGGCGCACACGGGGTGGTGAGCGAGGAACGCCGCAGCGCACCCTTGTCGGCCCTGGTGATGAAGGCCTCGGCGGGCACGGCCAGCAAAATCCCCCTGGTGCAGGTCAAGAACATTGCCCGCTACCTCGAGCAGCTTAAGGAGAGAAACGTCTGGGTCTACGGGACGAGCGGCAAGGCCAGCAAGACCATTGACCAGCTCGACTACCAGCGCCCGCTGGCGATTGTGATCGGCTCCGAGGGCGAGGGGATGCGCCGCCTGGTAGCCGAGCACTGCGACGAACTGGCCAAGATCCCCCTGGCCGAAGGGGCCGAGAGCCTGAACGCCGCGGTGGCGCTGGGGGTGGTGTTGTATCAGGTAGGGCTTTCCCGCAGGGCCGTACAATAG
- a CDS encoding restriction endonuclease yields the protein MYPLLEMAADGEAHSMDEAYEVLAEKFNLTEEDRAELLPSGRQSRYENRVGWARTHLTKAGLLESPGRGQFKITPRGLDVLKSGITDIDKNYLYQFPEFVEFRRRDRGNAESEVIGDAGKTPDEQLELLYLELEKQLAHELLERIKQCPPAFFERLVIQLLVAMGYGGSVSDAGKAVGRSGDDGIDGIIKQDRLGLSNIYIQAKRWNNTVPSEVVRTFAGSLALKKASRGVIITTSDFSKGAIETAERLGNIVLIDGETLAQYMIEYNVGVTVAARYEIKRIDRDFFEEI from the coding sequence ATGTACCCATTGCTTGAGATGGCCGCCGACGGTGAGGCGCACTCGATGGATGAAGCCTACGAGGTGCTTGCCGAGAAGTTCAACCTGACCGAAGAGGATCGGGCCGAATTGCTGCCTAGCGGTAGGCAAAGTAGGTACGAGAACCGCGTCGGATGGGCCAGAACCCACTTGACGAAAGCAGGCTTGCTGGAGTCTCCAGGCCGAGGACAATTCAAGATCACCCCACGAGGACTTGATGTCTTGAAATCCGGCATTACTGATATAGATAAAAACTACTTGTATCAGTTCCCGGAATTCGTGGAATTCCGTAGAAGAGACCGTGGCAACGCCGAAAGCGAAGTCATAGGGGATGCCGGGAAAACTCCAGACGAACAGCTAGAACTCCTTTACCTTGAATTGGAAAAACAGCTTGCCCATGAATTGCTGGAGCGTATCAAACAGTGCCCACCTGCCTTCTTTGAGCGCCTGGTCATTCAGCTGCTCGTCGCTATGGGCTACGGGGGCTCGGTAAGCGATGCAGGCAAGGCTGTGGGACGGAGCGGCGATGATGGTATAGACGGCATCATCAAGCAGGACAGGCTTGGCCTGAGTAACATCTACATACAAGCCAAACGCTGGAACAACACGGTTCCAAGTGAGGTGGTTCGTACCTTTGCCGGAAGTCTTGCACTCAAAAAGGCCAGCCGTGGCGTCATCATTACCACATCCGATTTTTCTAAGGGTGCAATCGAGACCGCAGAACGGCTTGGAAATATTGTTTTGATTGATGGAGAAACCCTAGCCCAATACATGATTGAGTACAACGTAGGCGTTACTGTAGCTGCGCGCTACGAGATCAAGCGTATTGATCGAGACTTCTTTGAGGAGATTTAG